In the genome of Euleptes europaea isolate rEulEur1 chromosome 7, rEulEur1.hap1, whole genome shotgun sequence, one region contains:
- the LOC130480870 gene encoding homeobox protein SIX6-like, with protein sequence MTLPPPSVSLFSPSQVARVCEALQESGEFERLARFLWSLPPSLTFRHHDGLRCAHAACQDSELLANPLPSATWLAPCCGQAPVFHLEPFGTLRPGDRFWGPLVDRPPAHKKLPSLSRDPVQDGEQKMNGFKERTRNLLREWYLQDPYPNPSRKRHLAQATGLTPTQVGNWFKNRRQRDRAASAKNRLQKEPPIQLSGSKDPPRDESPPGAPCLPEDSSMPTEQGDPTAPTSEDKSNQGALKSWGD encoded by the exons atgaCCCTGCCCCCGCCAAGCgtgtccctcttctccccaagccAGGTGGCCCGTGTTTGCGAAGCCTTGCAGGAGAGCGGGGAATTCGAACGCCTGGCCCGCTTCTTGTGGTCCCTCCCGCCGTCGCTCACCTTCCGGCACCACGACGGCCTCCGCTGTGCCCACGCCGCCTGCCAGGACTCGGAGTTGCTAGCCAACCCGCTGCCGTCGGCCACATGGCTGGCACCCTGCTGCGGCCAGGCCCCCGTCTTCCACCTGGAACCTTTCGGGACCCTCAGGCCCGGAGACAgattttggggacccctggttgaCCGACCTCCCGCCCATAAGAAACTGCCCTCTCTGTCGAGGGATCCCGTCCAAGATGGGGAACAGAAAATGAATGGCTTCAAG GAAAGGACACGCAATCTACTGAGGGAATGGTATCTCCAGGACCCGTACCCCAACCCCTCCCGTAAAAGGCATCTGGCCCAGGCTACAGGGCTCACCCCCACGCAGGTGGGGAACTGGTTCAAAAACCGGCGGCAAAGGGATCGTGCCGCATCGGCCAAGAACAG GCTTCAAAAAGAGCCGCCCATCCAGCTGAGTGGCTCTAAGGACCCTCCTCGGGATGAGAGCCCACCTGGCGCCCCCTGCCTGCCAGAGGACAGCAGTATGCCCACTGAGCAGGGGGATCCCACCGCTCCCACCAGTGAGGACAAGAGCAACCAGGGAGCGCTGAAGAGCTGGGGAGACTAA